A stretch of the Porifericola rhodea genome encodes the following:
- a CDS encoding RibD family protein, translating into MEIEDYWSGLLLLADNIKKSEDKVDYCFLQLGASPEVRINHLPVPSKDSLLLMVVLNPEHITEHKQANIFKLNTYQLEVVQNINLTEDKLSFLKAYLPYCFLSLHARQMGRAVGVTHFAQSLDGKIATQSGDSKWIGNQENLIHAHRMRALCDSILIGANTLNYDHPALTVRLVEGRNPQRIVICSSDADYSSLKKHCKDHVLIVGTCKDPQIPQTEYVAFQANANDRIDCQELMKFLYQRGIHSVYIEGGATTTSAFIEEQATDIVQLHISPMIFGSGISSFKLPEIGQVDQAVHFDHFTFYPMGNTYMFVGTMNTQSYERS; encoded by the coding sequence ATGGAGATAGAAGACTACTGGTCAGGATTATTACTTCTTGCAGATAATATTAAAAAATCTGAAGACAAAGTAGATTATTGCTTTTTGCAGTTAGGAGCATCACCCGAAGTCAGAATTAATCACTTACCTGTACCCTCAAAAGATAGCCTACTGCTTATGGTAGTGCTCAATCCCGAGCACATTACAGAGCATAAGCAGGCCAATATTTTTAAGCTCAATACTTATCAGCTGGAGGTAGTGCAAAATATAAACCTGACAGAAGATAAGCTCAGTTTTCTTAAAGCATACTTGCCCTACTGTTTCCTGAGCCTGCATGCCCGGCAAATGGGTAGGGCAGTAGGTGTAACCCACTTTGCCCAATCGCTAGACGGAAAAATTGCTACTCAAAGTGGCGACTCTAAATGGATAGGCAATCAGGAGAACCTGATACATGCTCACCGTATGCGTGCACTATGCGATAGCATACTGATTGGTGCTAATACACTCAATTATGATCATCCGGCCCTTACAGTACGCTTGGTAGAAGGTAGAAATCCACAGCGAATTGTAATATGCTCCAGCGATGCGGATTACAGCAGCCTGAAGAAGCACTGCAAAGATCATGTGCTGATTGTGGGTACTTGTAAAGACCCACAAATTCCTCAAACAGAATATGTAGCTTTTCAGGCAAATGCCAACGACCGAATAGACTGCCAGGAGTTGATGAAATTTTTGTATCAGAGAGGTATACATTCGGTATACATAGAAGGTGGGGCCACTACTACATCCGCCTTTATCGAAGAGCAAGCCACTGATATTGTGCAGTTACACATCTCACCTATGATTTTTGGCTCAGGCATCAGCAGCTTTAAGCTACCGGAAATCGGGCAGGTAGATCAGGCAGTTCACTTTGACCATTTTACTTTTTAT
- the ribA gene encoding GTP cyclohydrolase II, producing MTHKLVRQAETKLPTRFGSFKMIGYSGEADNPMPHLAMVSDKTDFSKPVLVRIHSECMTGDVFGSLRCDCGEQLDQSMKMTGKDGGVVIYLRQEGRGIGLINKMKAYNLQDKGLNTAEANVHLGFEIDERDYSIAIDILRDLEVSSVLLMTNNPDKLESLKESGVEVLGRVPIEIKPHEENLDYLQTKQNLMGHLLDISK from the coding sequence ATGACACATAAATTAGTAAGACAAGCAGAAACGAAATTACCTACTCGCTTTGGTTCTTTTAAAATGATCGGATATTCCGGAGAGGCGGATAACCCCATGCCCCACCTGGCTATGGTGAGCGATAAGACAGATTTTAGCAAACCGGTATTGGTACGTATACATTCTGAGTGTATGACCGGCGATGTGTTTGGCTCTCTGCGTTGCGACTGTGGCGAGCAACTGGATCAATCTATGAAAATGACCGGAAAAGATGGCGGAGTAGTAATTTACCTGCGACAGGAAGGAAGAGGTATAGGCCTGATTAACAAGATGAAAGCGTATAACCTACAGGACAAAGGGCTGAATACCGCCGAAGCCAATGTGCACCTGGGTTTTGAAATAGACGAAAGAGACTACAGCATTGCAATTGATATACTCAGAGACCTTGAAGTAAGCTCTGTACTGCTAATGACTAACAATCCGGATAAGCTGGAAAGCTTAAAAGAGTCAGGTGTAGAAGTACTGGGCAGAGTACCGATAGAGATAAAGCCTCACGAAGAAAATTTAGATTATCTGCAAACCAAACAAAACCTGATGGGCCACCTCTTAGATATCAGTAAATAA
- a CDS encoding MATE family efflux transporter, whose protein sequence is MSQVLHGNIAKYILKQSGVLLLGVLMMASFMLIDVYFISQLGSHALTAISYATPVMTLLVSMLLGIGAGMVVVVANAAGRNKIKKLHSLIVSCFSFALGFGLLMWGVLSLGSRALFVQLGARKDVLSELMAYFDILVPGLFFLCLLVAVTSLARALGNHKLLTYTMLVLVAINAVLDPLLIFGYAGFPKLGIAGAAWATTLAIFVSMWIPVPYLWKELKQNTSISWASVNAFRWRPIVVMAFPIALTNVMVPLGNTLFVKLLSHFGNAAVSAYGAGSRIDMLVILSFTSLTSVMAPFIGQNLGALKHERAQKGLQYGISYAFALGVVAAFVISFFREDISAIFATDAATFKALNNYLSIVPWGYAVNGFVMISLTVLNVYLRPWWATALGLCHLFLFYLPFAYGAVLLDSYDGILAAYPLSHLLAAVISYLLISKVSEVKMVEVEVSR, encoded by the coding sequence ATGTCACAGGTTTTGCATGGAAATATTGCCAAATATATACTGAAACAATCGGGTGTGCTGCTGCTGGGAGTACTGATGATGGCTTCTTTTATGTTGATAGATGTGTACTTTATCAGCCAGTTGGGTAGCCATGCCCTTACCGCTATCAGTTATGCTACTCCGGTAATGACGCTGCTGGTGAGCATGCTGCTAGGGATAGGGGCAGGAATGGTAGTGGTGGTAGCCAATGCAGCAGGGAGAAACAAAATAAAAAAACTGCATTCGCTTATCGTTAGCTGTTTTAGCTTTGCTTTAGGGTTTGGCTTATTAATGTGGGGAGTGTTATCATTGGGAAGCAGAGCCCTTTTTGTGCAGTTGGGCGCCAGAAAAGATGTGCTCAGCGAGCTGATGGCCTATTTTGACATACTAGTACCCGGATTGTTCTTTCTCTGCCTGCTGGTGGCGGTAACGAGTCTGGCACGAGCACTGGGCAACCATAAACTGCTAACTTATACCATGTTGGTACTTGTAGCTATAAACGCGGTGCTAGATCCTTTGCTTATTTTCGGTTATGCTGGCTTTCCCAAACTAGGCATTGCCGGAGCAGCATGGGCTACTACTTTAGCCATCTTTGTAAGTATGTGGATACCCGTACCATACCTATGGAAAGAGCTTAAGCAAAACACTTCTATCAGTTGGGCGTCGGTAAACGCCTTCCGATGGCGTCCTATTGTAGTTATGGCTTTTCCTATAGCTCTTACCAATGTGATGGTACCTCTGGGCAATACCCTCTTTGTCAAACTGCTGAGCCATTTTGGTAATGCGGCTGTTTCTGCCTACGGGGCAGGGTCTCGTATAGATATGCTGGTCATACTTTCTTTTACTTCTCTTACTTCTGTAATGGCTCCATTTATTGGGCAAAACCTGGGTGCTCTGAAACATGAGCGTGCTCAGAAGGGGCTACAATATGGTATTTCATATGCTTTTGCATTAGGGGTAGTCGCAGCTTTCGTTATCAGTTTTTTCCGAGAAGATATCAGTGCCATATTTGCTACCGATGCTGCCACCTTTAAAGCGTTGAACAACTATTTAAGCATCGTGCCCTGGGGCTATGCTGTAAATGGTTTTGTAATGATTAGCCTGACTGTGCTTAATGTATACCTCCGACCCTGGTGGGCTACAGCATTAGGCTTGTGCCACCTGTTTTTATTTTACCTTCCATTTGCCTACGGTGCAGTCCTTTTAGACAGCTATGATGGTATACTTGCCGCCTACCCGTTATCGCATCTGTTAGCTGCTGTAATCTCCTATTTGCTGATTAGTAAGGTAAGCGAAGTAAAGATGGTAGAGGTGGAAGTTTCTCGCTAA
- the rbsK gene encoding ribokinase has translation MHNQVVVIGSSNIDLIARLSHLPKPGETVGNAESSQAHGGKGANQAVAAARAGAAVSFITSLGDDAFADSMLQDFKRSGINTDYVVQHKNTPTGTAYIWVDAQGENSIAVAPGANYKLSPDYIDECRILISGAELILLQLEIPFETVEYVIDLAASLGKKVMLNPAPAQKLERKHLKALYNLTVNETEAAMISGLPVDSPEQVMEAGKKLLSMGPEMVVITLGSRGVFYLTKREQKMVEAYPVKPVDTTAAGDVFCGVLASQIVQNKKMMEAIKYANAAAALSTTRLGAQPSAPNQQEIKAFLDQHEF, from the coding sequence ATGCACAATCAGGTCGTTGTCATAGGGAGCTCCAACATAGATTTGATTGCCCGGCTTAGTCACCTTCCCAAGCCCGGCGAAACTGTAGGTAATGCCGAATCCAGTCAGGCTCACGGAGGCAAGGGAGCCAATCAGGCAGTAGCTGCCGCACGTGCCGGGGCTGCTGTCAGTTTTATCACTTCTCTGGGAGACGATGCCTTCGCTGATAGTATGCTCCAGGACTTTAAGAGAAGCGGTATCAATACAGACTATGTTGTACAGCATAAGAATACGCCTACCGGTACAGCCTATATTTGGGTAGATGCTCAGGGAGAAAATAGTATAGCGGTAGCTCCGGGCGCCAATTATAAGTTAAGCCCAGACTATATAGATGAATGTAGAATACTTATCTCTGGGGCAGAGCTAATTTTGCTTCAGCTGGAAATACCCTTTGAAACGGTAGAATATGTAATAGACCTGGCTGCCAGCCTGGGAAAAAAGGTTATGCTTAATCCTGCGCCTGCTCAAAAACTGGAACGCAAACATCTGAAAGCACTCTATAACCTTACTGTTAACGAAACAGAAGCCGCCATGATCAGTGGGCTGCCCGTTGACAGTCCGGAACAGGTAATGGAAGCAGGTAAAAAGTTACTAAGCATGGGCCCGGAAATGGTAGTGATTACCCTAGGCTCTAGAGGTGTTTTTTATCTGACTAAAAGAGAGCAAAAGATGGTAGAAGCTTATCCGGTAAAACCGGTAGATACCACTGCTGCCGGGGATGTATTTTGTGGAGTGCTGGCTTCGCAGATTGTACAAAACAAAAAAATGATGGAGGCTATCAAATACGCGAATGCAGCTGCTGCTCTATCTACTACCCGATTAGGAGCTCAGCCTTCTGCGCCCAATCAGCAGGAGATTAAGGCTTTTCTGGACCAGCATGAATTTTAA
- a CDS encoding PIG-L deacetylase family protein yields MFKTIFFSILFVLCCHFSFAQTDSGILRIVVIGGHPDDADIKAGGSAILWAKMGHEVKFVSVTNGDAGHQTEGGGALARRRMEEARESAKRMGIAAYVVLDNHDAELVPSLDVRKQIIREIRKWDADLVITHRTNDYHPDHRYTGVLVQDAAFLVAVPNVTPDTPPLEKNPVFMYLKDNFLKPYPFQPDIVVAIDDVFEQKINALDAHESQFYEWLPWIYGKQEVPESPEDRKAMLRQSRTTEITPSMRASLVRWYGKEKAAQVKHAEAFEICEYGTQPTEAMIKKLFPMLGK; encoded by the coding sequence ATGTTCAAGACAATTTTCTTCTCCATACTCTTTGTATTATGCTGCCATTTTAGTTTCGCACAGACCGATTCTGGCATATTACGTATAGTAGTTATTGGCGGCCATCCCGATGATGCTGACATAAAAGCGGGAGGCAGCGCTATACTTTGGGCCAAGATGGGGCATGAAGTTAAATTTGTATCGGTAACCAATGGAGATGCCGGACATCAGACAGAAGGAGGAGGCGCATTGGCACGCCGTCGTATGGAAGAAGCGCGTGAGTCTGCCAAGCGCATGGGCATTGCAGCCTATGTTGTGCTGGACAACCATGACGCGGAACTGGTTCCCAGCCTGGATGTTCGCAAACAGATTATTCGTGAAATAAGAAAGTGGGATGCTGACCTGGTGATCACTCACCGTACAAACGACTATCATCCTGACCACAGATATACCGGCGTACTGGTGCAGGATGCTGCCTTCCTGGTAGCGGTGCCCAATGTAACGCCCGATACTCCTCCACTAGAGAAAAACCCTGTCTTTATGTACCTGAAAGATAACTTTTTGAAGCCCTACCCCTTTCAGCCTGATATAGTAGTAGCAATAGATGATGTGTTTGAACAGAAAATTAATGCTTTAGATGCGCACGAATCTCAGTTTTATGAGTGGCTACCGTGGATCTATGGCAAGCAAGAAGTACCAGAAAGCCCCGAAGATCGTAAAGCCATGCTTCGCCAGAGCCGCACTACCGAAATTACACCTTCTATGCGCGCCTCTCTGGTTCGCTGGTACGGAAAAGAGAAGGCTGCACAGGTAAAGCATGCTGAAGCTTTTGAGATTTGTGAGTACGGTACTCAACCCACCGAGGCCATGATCAAAAAGCTCTTTCCTATGCTGGGCAAGTAG
- a CDS encoding PhnA domain-containing protein: MSIEQELIDRSEAKCELCSATEDLRVFTVPPYTSEEATADQSILLCSTCRKQVSNPDKVDANHWRCLNESMWSLVPSVQVMSWRMLNRLRTEGWPLDLLNMLMLDDDTLAWAKSTEVKDVKEEEPRHVDSHGAVLESGDSVVLTKDLNVKGASFTAKRGTAVRNINLVQNNPEQIEGRVNGQQIVILTKFVKKA, translated from the coding sequence ATGAGTATAGAACAAGAATTAATAGATCGTAGCGAAGCAAAATGTGAACTCTGTAGTGCTACCGAAGACCTGCGGGTATTTACCGTTCCGCCTTATACCTCCGAAGAAGCTACTGCCGACCAAAGTATACTATTATGCTCTACCTGCCGGAAGCAGGTGAGTAATCCAGATAAAGTAGATGCTAACCACTGGCGCTGCCTCAATGAGAGTATGTGGAGCCTAGTACCTTCTGTACAGGTAATGTCATGGCGCATGTTAAACAGGTTACGAACCGAAGGCTGGCCTCTGGACCTACTGAATATGCTAATGCTGGATGACGATACCCTGGCATGGGCAAAATCTACCGAAGTAAAAGATGTGAAGGAGGAAGAGCCCAGGCATGTAGACAGCCATGGAGCAGTTCTGGAAAGTGGAGACTCCGTAGTTTTAACTAAAGATTTAAACGTAAAAGGAGCAAGCTTCACCGCTAAAAGAGGTACAGCAGTTCGCAATATCAATCTGGTTCAGAATAACCCAGAGCAGATAGAGGGGCGTGTAAACGGTCAGCAGATTGTAATCCTGACAAAATTTGTCAAGAAAGCCTGA
- a CDS encoding helix-turn-helix domain-containing protein, producing the protein MPDIESYRPERYKDLIEHIWLIKNGAQSIDVIVPPSPYLNLIFPLNDTHYYFNQTLVSDPQLEGLSLQTHQLRYPAHTSILGIRFYPYGLYPFVPLHPKLLINSSSLAELFIKEANLTRIKSITDTSKAIHEVYQLLDKLHNAKRDASIALLKNFYKFYRTGEEELSIEDYCTQIGSNYCTLNRKLSKVTGISPKKLERLLRFRKSLCSLTDSTEKLTQISTEAGYFDQAHFIREFKWFVSQTPSSYQNRIKSSPNDSVLINYNFRLF; encoded by the coding sequence ATGCCAGATATAGAATCATACCGCCCAGAGAGGTACAAAGATCTGATTGAGCATATTTGGCTAATAAAGAATGGGGCTCAAAGCATAGATGTGATAGTTCCGCCCAGCCCATATCTCAATCTAATCTTTCCCCTAAACGATACACATTACTATTTTAACCAGACTTTAGTTAGCGACCCACAGCTTGAAGGTCTATCGTTACAAACCCATCAGCTTCGTTACCCGGCTCATACCAGTATTTTAGGCATACGCTTTTACCCATATGGGTTGTATCCTTTTGTACCGCTACATCCAAAATTACTCATTAATAGCAGCAGCCTGGCGGAGCTCTTTATAAAAGAGGCTAATCTTACACGAATTAAATCAATCACTGATACATCCAAAGCTATCCATGAGGTTTATCAACTGCTAGACAAATTGCATAACGCTAAGCGAGATGCTTCTATCGCCCTCCTCAAAAACTTCTACAAGTTTTACCGTACAGGCGAAGAAGAACTGAGCATAGAAGACTATTGCACACAAATAGGCTCCAACTACTGTACCCTCAACAGAAAACTAAGCAAAGTCACAGGCATATCTCCCAAAAAATTAGAACGCTTGCTCCGATTCAGAAAATCGCTTTGCAGCCTCACTGATTCTACAGAAAAACTGACTCAGATTAGTACAGAAGCGGGATATTTTGACCAGGCTCACTTTATCAGAGAGTTTAAATGGTTTGTGTCTCAAACACCATCATCCTACCAAAATAGAATTAAGTCATCACCTAACGATAGCGTACTTATCAACTACAATTTCAGGCTATTCTAG
- a CDS encoding VOC family protein: protein MRIEHIAMWVRDLEKAKEFYQKYFHMKSGPRYENPDKNFTSYFLYFDSGSRLELMHRPDIQDAGDQSRCFGFTHMAFSVGNKEEVDHLTERLRTDGYIIYGEPRTTGDGYYESVVLDTEGNSIEITE from the coding sequence ATGAGAATAGAACATATTGCGATGTGGGTTCGCGATTTAGAAAAGGCAAAAGAATTTTATCAAAAGTACTTCCACATGAAATCTGGCCCCCGATACGAAAACCCCGATAAAAATTTCACTTCCTATTTTCTGTACTTTGACAGTGGCAGCAGACTGGAACTTATGCACAGACCCGATATTCAAGATGCCGGAGACCAGTCCAGATGTTTTGGGTTTACCCATATGGCATTTTCGGTAGGCAATAAAGAGGAGGTAGACCACCTTACCGAACGTTTGCGTACCGATGGATATATTATTTACGGAGAGCCACGTACTACGGGAGATGGCTACTATGAGAGTGTGGTACTGGATACAGAGGGCAACTCTATAGAGATTACAGAATAA
- a CDS encoding enolase C-terminal domain-like protein, whose translation MNRRTLLQRMGMGLSAGLISPALPLAQAQAEAPYKNGMPPVKITNVKAIPTCPHGLELIVVKVETSEPGLYGLGCATFRQRAHAVVSAVNDYLNDFCQGKDVDNIEDIWQTAYVSSYWRNGPVLNNALSGLDQALWDIKGKRAGMPVYQMLGGKVRFAVDCYAHASGNSPQEVAESVQKFVDQGFRHVRIQMGGYGAAQLLGGYGEGAAQQQPHFKDAGFGSPEDNVMDSVAYTRSVVDMFAEVRKRCGERVELLHDIHERIQPMEAIRLIEQLEAFRPFFIEDPFSPENNAYFKLLRQHTTVPIAMGELYNNPHEWLDLIKDRLIDYIRIHISQIGGITPALKVARLAEWFNVKTAWHGPGDVSPVGHAANAHIDLAVWNFGIQESVHFSDLLREIFPGSPEMKNGYMHINEAPGLGVEVNEKLALKYPLPEKNDYNWTQLRKPDGTPVRP comes from the coding sequence ATGAACCGAAGAACCTTGCTCCAACGTATGGGCATGGGGCTATCTGCCGGGCTAATTAGCCCAGCCCTCCCCCTTGCTCAGGCCCAGGCAGAAGCTCCTTACAAAAATGGGATGCCTCCTGTCAAAATTACCAATGTAAAAGCCATACCAACCTGCCCACATGGACTTGAGCTGATTGTGGTTAAAGTAGAAACCTCTGAACCAGGACTCTACGGGCTGGGTTGTGCTACCTTCCGGCAAAGAGCACATGCCGTAGTATCAGCCGTTAATGACTATCTCAATGATTTTTGCCAGGGCAAAGATGTAGATAATATTGAAGACATTTGGCAGACCGCCTACGTTAGCTCGTACTGGCGTAACGGACCGGTGCTCAACAATGCGCTCAGCGGACTGGATCAGGCACTCTGGGATATTAAAGGAAAAAGAGCTGGCATGCCGGTCTACCAGATGCTGGGAGGTAAAGTTCGCTTTGCCGTAGACTGCTATGCTCATGCCAGCGGCAATAGTCCGCAAGAGGTGGCCGAAAGTGTCCAGAAATTTGTAGACCAGGGCTTCAGGCATGTACGAATTCAGATGGGAGGCTATGGTGCAGCGCAGCTGTTAGGTGGATATGGCGAGGGGGCGGCACAACAGCAACCTCACTTTAAAGATGCAGGCTTTGGTAGCCCGGAAGATAATGTCATGGATTCTGTAGCCTACACCAGAAGTGTGGTAGATATGTTTGCTGAAGTTCGTAAAAGATGTGGTGAAAGAGTAGAGTTGCTACACGATATACACGAGCGCATACAACCTATGGAAGCCATACGCCTGATAGAGCAACTGGAAGCTTTCCGTCCTTTCTTTATAGAAGATCCTTTTTCACCGGAAAACAACGCTTACTTCAAATTATTACGACAGCATACCACAGTACCCATCGCTATGGGTGAGTTGTATAACAACCCTCACGAATGGCTGGATCTGATTAAAGATCGGCTGATAGACTACATCAGAATACATATCTCCCAGATTGGGGGTATTACACCTGCCCTAAAAGTAGCACGCCTTGCAGAGTGGTTTAATGTAAAGACTGCCTGGCATGGCCCCGGTGATGTATCTCCGGTAGGGCATGCTGCCAATGCCCACATAGACCTGGCCGTATGGAACTTCGGAATACAGGAGTCTGTACATTTCTCTGACCTATTAAGAGAAATATTTCCGGGCAGCCCAGAAATGAAAAATGGTTATATGCACATTAATGAAGCTCCCGGCCTTGGCGTAGAGGTTAACGAAAAGCTAGCTCTTAAATATCCATTGCCAGAAAAAAACGATTATAACTGGACACAACTGAGAAAGCCTGATGGTACTCCGGTACGCCCCTAG
- a CDS encoding endonuclease/exonuclease/phosphatase family protein, translated as MRIFRVALVVMSVFFIVSTLLPIIPLNSWWVQIFVFPRLQIVCILLFLALLWLIFFGLRQKLNLIIISLIGVSILYQFYRIYPYTYFSPTQTKIADASDSLSSISAVSANVFMKNREYRELIEVIRKKKPDLVLLLETDEWWAKHTDTLLNWYPYSLSEPLDNTYGMMLYSKLKLEDAKVKYLIEDSIPSMHAYVRLRSGDRIKLYCLHPKPPVPPESESSVKRDAELLLAGKMVQQNKEPAIVMGDLNDVAWSKTTRLFLKTSQMLDPRIGRGFYNTFNAHIPLMRWSLDHVFHSESFQLNTLEVLPHVGSDHFPIYFSLSYLPQEKEEQEPLESNTAKEEDTVDKTIKKGIQKEQKEEREEQKD; from the coding sequence ATGCGTATTTTTAGAGTCGCTCTGGTTGTGATGAGCGTATTTTTTATTGTTAGCACTTTACTGCCAATTATACCTCTCAACAGCTGGTGGGTACAGATTTTTGTATTTCCTCGTTTGCAGATTGTATGTATACTTTTGTTTCTGGCTTTGCTCTGGCTAATATTTTTTGGCCTCAGGCAGAAGCTTAACCTAATCATTATTTCACTGATAGGTGTATCCATACTTTATCAGTTTTATCGTATTTATCCGTACACTTACTTTTCGCCTACACAGACTAAAATAGCTGATGCTTCAGACTCATTGTCTAGCATAAGTGCCGTTTCTGCCAATGTGTTTATGAAGAACCGGGAGTATCGTGAGCTGATTGAAGTAATCAGGAAAAAGAAGCCCGATTTAGTGCTTTTACTTGAAACGGATGAATGGTGGGCAAAACATACCGATACGCTACTCAATTGGTACCCTTACTCCTTGAGCGAACCCTTGGATAACACTTATGGGATGATGCTCTACTCAAAACTAAAACTGGAAGATGCAAAAGTTAAGTACCTGATTGAGGATAGTATTCCATCTATGCATGCTTACGTACGCTTGCGCTCAGGCGATCGTATTAAATTATACTGTTTGCATCCTAAGCCTCCGGTTCCTCCTGAGAGTGAGAGTAGTGTAAAAAGAGATGCGGAACTGCTACTAGCCGGTAAAATGGTACAGCAAAATAAAGAGCCAGCCATCGTTATGGGAGATTTAAATGATGTGGCCTGGTCTAAAACTACCCGACTGTTCTTAAAGACCAGCCAGATGCTTGACCCGCGTATAGGCAGGGGGTTTTACAATACCTTTAACGCACATATTCCGCTTATGCGCTGGTCTCTGGACCATGTTTTCCATTCAGAAAGTTTTCAGTTGAATACTCTGGAAGTGCTGCCTCACGTAGGTTCTGACCACTTTCCTATTTACTTTTCACTTAGCTATCTCCCACAGGAAAAAGAAGAACAGGAGCCTCTGGAATCTAATACTGCTAAAGAGGAAGATACTGTAGATAAGACAATTAAAAAAGGTATTCAGAAAGAGCAGAAAGAAGAAAGGGAAGAACAGAAAGACTAG
- a CDS encoding MarR family winged helix-turn-helix transcriptional regulator, with translation MAIPSDDTFSNYSFLLEKTNKKIKHYAKQQFRALGFEVTVDQWAVLKILAEHKTLNQVTLAQLIHKDTPTVTRILDLLSQKNMIERQHDVEDRRRICVCLTKTGEQTVEKMLPEVRKIRMHAWKHLSEEDFKHFVRILNTIYDNLKP, from the coding sequence ATGGCTATACCCTCAGATGATACCTTCAGTAACTATTCTTTTTTACTGGAGAAAACTAACAAGAAGATTAAGCACTATGCTAAACAGCAGTTTAGAGCGCTGGGTTTTGAAGTAACTGTAGACCAATGGGCAGTACTAAAAATTCTGGCTGAGCATAAAACTTTAAATCAGGTTACTCTAGCTCAGCTTATTCATAAAGACACGCCTACCGTTACTCGCATACTGGATTTGCTAAGCCAAAAAAACATGATTGAGCGACAACATGACGTTGAAGACCGCCGTAGAATATGTGTCTGCCTTACCAAGACTGGTGAGCAAACTGTGGAAAAAATGCTGCCTGAGGTAAGAAAGATACGAATGCACGCCTGGAAGCATTTAAGTGAAGAAGATTTTAAGCACTTCGTCCGTATACTGAATACCATCTACGATAACCTTAAGCCCTAA
- a CDS encoding NAD(P)/FAD-dependent oxidoreductase, whose translation MIHTDLCIIGAGPVGLFAVFEAGLLKMRCHVMDVLPQIGGQLSEIYPKKPIYDIPGYPVVLAQELVDNLAKQIEPFNPSFTLGERVEKIERQEDESFILETNEGTQCHAKAVVIAGGLGCFEPRKPALDRLESFEGKGVDYMVRNPEKYINRKVVIAGGGDSALDWTIYLAEHVEELTLVHRGSSFRGAPDSAEKVLKLAEEGKLKLMLNSQVSELKGEQLLNECTITNKAGETETVSTDFFIPLFGLSPKLGPIANWNLNLDKNAIEVNVEDYSTNVPGVYAIGDINQYPGKLKLILSGFHEAALMAQSAYRVVSGGKKASLKYTTVNGIQTF comes from the coding sequence ATGATACACACAGACCTTTGCATTATTGGTGCCGGCCCGGTGGGCTTATTCGCAGTCTTTGAAGCTGGATTACTTAAAATGCGATGTCATGTGATGGACGTTCTTCCACAAATTGGTGGTCAGTTATCTGAAATCTATCCCAAGAAGCCGATATATGACATACCAGGTTACCCGGTGGTGCTGGCTCAGGAGTTAGTAGATAACCTGGCCAAACAAATTGAGCCATTTAATCCAAGCTTTACGCTGGGTGAACGCGTAGAAAAAATTGAACGTCAGGAAGACGAATCCTTCATTCTAGAAACCAACGAGGGTACTCAGTGCCATGCAAAAGCGGTTGTAATTGCCGGAGGATTAGGTTGTTTTGAACCTCGTAAGCCTGCCCTGGATAGGCTGGAAAGCTTTGAAGGTAAAGGAGTAGACTACATGGTTCGCAATCCAGAAAAGTATATTAACCGAAAAGTAGTAATTGCCGGAGGTGGAGACTCCGCGCTAGACTGGACAATCTACCTGGCAGAACATGTTGAAGAACTTACGCTGGTACACCGCGGCAGCAGCTTTAGAGGAGCCCCAGACTCTGCAGAAAAAGTTCTAAAACTGGCAGAAGAAGGAAAGCTAAAGCTTATGCTCAATAGCCAGGTAAGCGAACTCAAGGGTGAGCAACTTCTGAATGAGTGTACCATTACCAACAAGGCCGGTGAGACCGAGACTGTAAGTACAGACTTTTTCATTCCACTCTTTGGCCTTAGCCCCAAACTTGGGCCGATAGCTAACTGGAACCTTAATCTGGACAAAAACGCTATTGAGGTTAATGTTGAAGATTATTCTACCAACGTGCCTGGCGTTTATGCTATTGGAGATATTAACCAGTACCCTGGCAAACTTAAGCTTATCCTTAGCGGCTTTCATGAAGCAGCTCTAATGGCCCAGAGTGCATACCGTGTCGTGAGCGGTGGAAAAAAAGCCAGTTTAAAATATACAACAGTTAATGGAATTCAAACCTTTTAA